The genomic window GTTGAGGCTGCGTCTTTATGTATAAAAAGTTCAAACGCTGTAATTCTAAAAGGTGGTTCTGAAGCTATAAATTCCAACAGAGTTCTTGTAAACATCTTAAAAGAAGCAGCTTCTAAGTGTGGATTCCCAGAGGAAGCGATTTGTTTTGTAGATACTACCGATAGGGAAGTTGTTAAAGAAATGCTTTTGCTTGATGAGTACATAGATGTTGTTATCCCAAGAGGAGGAGAAGGACTTATAAGGTTTGTAGCTGAGAACGCAAGAATGCCTGTAATAAAACACTATAAGGGTGTCTGCCACGTTTACGTTGACGAGTTTGCAGATTTAGAAAAGGCTTGGAACATCTGCTTTAATGCAAAAGTTCAAAGACCTGGAGTCTGTAATGCTATGGAAACAATGCTAGTTCATAGCAGAATTGCTGATGCTTTTATGCCAACAATGGTTGAAATGTTTAAAAAGGCAAAAGTTGAACTAAGAGGATGTGAGAGATCTCGCCAGTATGCGCCAGACTACATAAAACCTGCAACAGAGGACGATTGGTATGCAGAATACCTTGACTTGATTTTAGCTGTTAAGGTTGTTGATTCTCTTGATGAGGCTATTAATCATATCAACACTTACGGTTCTCACCATAGTGATGCTATTGTTACAGAAAACTACACAAACGGAATGAAGTTCTTAAACAGAGTTGACTCTGCAGCTGTTTACATTAACGCTTCCACAAGATTTACAGACGGAAACGTTTTTGGACTTGGTGCAGAGATGGGAATTTCAACAGACAAAGTTCATGTTAGAGGTCCAATGGGGCTTGAAGACTTAACAATTCCTAAGTTTATTATTTTTGGAGATGGTCAAATAAGGGAATAACTTTTCCCCGCCCCGTGCGGGGTTTGTTATAATGTTAACTCTAAATTTTTTGTTCCTTGACAACTGAATAAGGGCAGGCATTTCGGGTAATTTTAAAGTT from Desulfurobacteriaceae bacterium includes these protein-coding regions:
- a CDS encoding glutamate-5-semialdehyde dehydrogenase, producing the protein MNIKEIAKKAKEVSYKLIDISTEVKNETLKTAAKLIEEKKDLIAKENEKDLKYGEEKGLSKAMLDRLLLNEKRIKGMVQVLLDVASLNDPVGEVIKMWTRPNGLKIGKMRVPLGVVGIIYESRPNVTVEAASLCIKSSNAVILKGGSEAINSNRVLVNILKEAASKCGFPEEAICFVDTTDREVVKEMLLLDEYIDVVIPRGGEGLIRFVAENARMPVIKHYKGVCHVYVDEFADLEKAWNICFNAKVQRPGVCNAMETMLVHSRIADAFMPTMVEMFKKAKVELRGCERSRQYAPDYIKPATEDDWYAEYLDLILAVKVVDSLDEAINHINTYGSHHSDAIVTENYTNGMKFLNRVDSAAVYINASTRFTDGNVFGLGAEMGISTDKVHVRGPMGLEDLTIPKFIIFGDGQIRE